The genome window AGATttcttgttaattatatttacattattattttgaCAAACTGATCTTATATATCAAAAGTATACCTGAATTGTTTGCCTGTGATCTCGAAAGACATTTACACGTACAGTAGCTTTATTAAATTCAGGATTTGTAGATTGTACAAGTCCATAATCAAGGTGTTCTTGATAACCCAAAGAATCAAAtcctaaaaatataaaataaaattttactatattGAAATACAACATTACCTTTCAATATTTACCTTTAAAAACGAATTCAAATAGCGTATTCAAATTTTCTGGACTTGGACTTGAAATGTAGATGTTTGAATAACCAAATGTTATGGCACCAGCAACAGCTAAACCTAATGCTGCAGACTTTCCACGACCTCTGGCTGCAGTTAAGGAAACAGTGGATCTCAATGTTTTTTCTGATATGCATTCAATAAATTTAAGAAGTGCTTTTGcctaaaaatgttaatatatcttatatatcatatattttaccaaaatatacatatttatatattttatatattgaacCTGATCAATTGTCTTGCAACAATTAACAAGAGAAGAAATAGGTTGTGTAtcttttaaactttctttcaaTGCATCTAATTCTGATAAATTTTCAGAAGAGGTCGGTTTTTCTATGGATTCAATCTTTAAGTTGTGTGATGATAATGGTAATACATTCAAATGATCATCAACAACTAAACATCTTTTGCATGAAGCaagagataataaaaatctttcgTTAAATCGACCAACAACATCCTAGaattagataaaaaatattaagaagtTATTTAAGTTAGTTAAAATGTTATTAGTTTACAAGTTACTTAAAACTATTGTTCAAATTAAACAAAtctatttataaactaataaaataaaaattaatgatatacTTTATGTGCTTCTGTACGAAATCTTTTATGTACATCCATATTCATGgtatataattgttttaagGAGTTTATTGATTGTAAAAGAAATACAATAAGTCCTCCTCCTTCAATAGTTTCAATAGTTCGTGCTAACAAATTTGGTGTAATTGCTTCAAAGTcctaagaaaaattattttctgttaAAGTGATCATTTATGTCCAACTTAAACAAATGGAAATCTTACTTGTAAAACACACATGCCATATGTGTTCCCCAATATTTTATGTGTTTCATGATAATAACAATATCGTATATTAGTAGAAACaacaaataattcaaatgGATCATCTTCATTCACATCCAATTTTCCTGATctaactttcttttgtatgGATTTCATTCGCTTCTTTCTATGACTACTAAAGCCTAAATCTTTCTTATAACACCAAAGAACGGAAGGTCTAGCTTTTACAATAGTCTTTGATAACATATGATGTAATAAAAcaatctaataaaaaattgtaattttaaaattttaaaattttattaacacatataaattaatataaatatataacagaaatttaattatacacttatatatttattacttacAAATTTAATGTATACTAACCTGATCTCGTGCTTTTTCACCAATAACAATAAACATTGTTCTATGTCCCGTAACAACaccattttcaattaaaacacGAATACGATTATCTATCTTTTTTCGAACCATTTTgagaataaaatgtttctttcttatctAAACTTTATTCGAAAACGTGTACCACGTGTATGTTTAAATCACAATGCGCGCAACTATCTTGTATCCTTAATGTTAACCCACATGTACAATAAATTGTCACtacatattttatgaaaacatttaatcattataaaaaataaatagtgtaaaaatcattaatttttataactatacgatttaattataacacaataatacataatacattaCAATTGgacgaaaattaaatatttagactcgattcatattaaaattgaatagtatgtgaaatttatatatttctttactcAGGTATCAATAATATgactatacatatatgattataacacgaacaaagatttttattatttatttaataaaaagcaggaagcataattatatatttaaaggtATTTTGAAAAGTAGTAATCTTTACGTGGATCTTAAGTagagcaaaaatatataaagcatATCACACGTAATTGATTTTTTCTAcgattacatattattaataaaaacatgaatatttttataaaaaaaatatttgagaatttttatattatatgaagtgaatatcaagaaaatatttttaatttacttaaagTACTTTTAGATAAATAATGTAACTATTAGTTGTACTTCTTATCATAAACATATTACAGTtggtttcaaatattattgtttttgAGAACTATAAAGTGTatgtcaaatatttataattataacatacataaatatgtcataggttaattataaataatttattgaaatttatttataaatgtagccctgtaatatatgtttaaaaaatggtTGAAAAAGTTTCATTAAGAAGATGTATTGCAAAACTGGATTGTCCAGCTATTATAGCTTTTGGTAATCCTTTGCTGGATGTTtatgtaacaataaaaaatgatgATTTGTTGAAAAAGTTCAATCTTCCTACGGATGGAGAAACAGAACTTCCTGTTGAAAAAATGCAGGAGTTGCTGGCAGATTTACCACTAGAGTTAATAAGTATATTTGTTAATACATGTTATACGTTTACattgtgtatattttatacaagtatttattttttcctgtggcttaaaaatcaaaatatgaaTGTAATTGATCTGTttgtgtaaaaaatatacagtgcAAACATTGtcactttaatatttatttacaaattcttttaatttaattaatattgtttgtttattagtatcattattataaaagaaaacaacacaattacattattaacaatttaaatgtaattaatgatatatatgaaatagatCACAACATAGATTTAGTGCTGGAGGATCAGCACAAAATTCAATGAGAGTTTTACAATGGCTTTGTGATGAAACTCATCAAAAtcaatatactatatattgtGGAGGACTTGGAAATGATTCAGGGGGGAAAATGTTGGAGATCTTAGTTAGATCAGCAGGTGTGGATGTCAGGTTTGCAGATGCTTTAAATCTTCTGTCTCAATTTATTCTGTTTATGATATGTTTttaaatgtacatatttttgcagaTATGCAATTCATCCAACTTTACCTACAGGACATTGTATAGCATTGACAAGTGAATCAACTCGTAGTCTTGTTGCAAATATAGGAGCTGCTAGTGTATATACTCTAGATGACTTTAAGAAAACCAGTTTATCATTggatacaataaaaataatttatattgaaGGATTTTTCCTAACACACAGTTTTCCTTTAGTAAAAGACCTTGTTAAACGAGCAGAAGAGAGAGACATAATAATTGCTTTCAACTTAAATggaacatatatatttaatgtacataaatattttaaattttaaatagtagttttaatcaaattattacatCTAGGGTAATggtattagaaattaataataatattaaatcaacTTTTGTAGGACCATCACATAGCAATTTGTGAAATGGTAGGATATGCAAATATTGTATTTGGTAATGCAAGAGAAATGGAAGCTTTGGCTCAATCATTAAACGTCACATATGAAGATGTAACAGATATACCATTTTTACTGAATAGTTTAAAGAGAATTACAGTTAATGTTTGTAATACAGTCAATGAAGATTGGTTGCGTCATGGAGGAGTATTTGTTATGACTCAAGGTGGTTCAGCTCCAGCAATTACTGTTTGGGGAAGAAGTCAATCTGTTCAAGTATGTTACAAAGAGAGAAACAATTTCCTAAGTTACAAGACTGAATGAAAAttcgtttatattttattcaggTACAACCAATTAAACCAAAGGCTCCTGTTGTAGACACTACAGGTGCTGGTGATGCTTTGGCAGCTGGTTTTCTAGCCGGCGTTTTAGCTCGGTGGAAACCAAAATATTGCTTAGAATATGGTTGCAAAGTAGCATCATTTATGGTAACCAAACTTGGTATTACACTACCAGATAATGTACCACCAGATTTATTAGAATAACAATGTTTATTACGAACGAGACGGTTTATCATTAAACAATACTTATCTATCTCATGTGAAATTCTACGAGTAACTTTTACTcagttttattagaaaaagaattgttgtgataatagaaatataaagctTCATATTTATGTTTACATTTTAACTATATTATAGCTTTATCTACAACTGTTATACGATTGTTGTAGAAACGAagttttagtttatttaatatgttatatcaatgttaaatttataaaatctaaaaataatcATTGTTTTTATTGTGGAAAAAGTCATATTGTATATCTATCATATAGATTGGTGCCAAGGGATTTACTTATATtgttaattgtattttaaaaatggtagaataatacaatatcttaaaaaaattctattagcattaataaaaaaacaaaatgtataattttgtttagatatataaatgtttgtcatattgtattgtataaaatcttatagtttaaatttttaaacaaagagAGTTCAGCCGATAAAGGTTATTATACACTGGGAAAGATGCTATATCTATAAAAACTAATGTCCAAAAGtattgtacaaatttatttttacaaataaaattattttggaaaatatctctttatttttaatcataagacattttttaatccagtaaaaataatttctttctatataattttaaggTTAAATACAAACATTCGATTgatgattatttatatattgtttcaatATCTTATtgaagatataattaaaaaaataaatacaaaatttagtattgtttaaaatattattttattttatacaatattttattttaatcaataaactattaattccagaatatataataagttAATTTTAATGAACGTACTGTCAgtcaaaaaatataacaaggGAGAAGGTTAATGATTTTCTAATCATGTTTACACTTTAATTTAAGTACAATAAAatgttacgaaatattttttcatgaaaGTAGGATTTTAAATTCATGGATACTCAAATACAAAATGGCGCAATAGGAGTGTGCTCTTAGTGCAAGTAAAACGAAGcgaggaaaataatttatttttctaagtGCGACAGACTTGACTGAAAttaagaattttgaaaatgtcTATGGTAAGAAtttagataataattaataatttgtacgATTTCGATTAAAAACACCGTTTATTGTATTTCCTAACCTAACTTTCATGTTaaagtagtaaaaataataataatattttaaacacgcagtcattaatttcgatattatGCGAAAAACGGGGAAATTAAATCATGAATACggcttataatatatatttatatgtgtttatattcatatatagaAGGAAAGTGCACAATCTTTCATATTCGTAACTAAGATTTTATGTCTTTTATGCTTTATTGGTAtcagtttatttaaataatgtagTAAATTAACTTTTGTAGCGACCTGATGATCATAGGAGAAAATGGAACAGAGAAGAGTACGAAAGAATAGCGCTTCAGCGTCTTCAGGATGAGATTGCTGAAGAAGAGTTGGGAATTCCAAAACAACCTGCAGTAAAAAGAGAATTGCTCAAACAAAGGGATTATAAAGTTGATCTTGAATCTAAATTAGGAAAAAGtgttgttattaataaaaatacaccaTCATCACAAACTGGagggtaaaaataaattttaaaaagtctcttttatatgaaatataagatagaaaattgtaattCATGTAAACTTATTATACTTACAGGTACTACTGCAATGTCTGCGATTGTGTTGTCAAGgattctattaatttcttgGATCACATCAATGGCACAAAACGTAATCAACcatatacattattttttattttattacattattacgttattttgTATACTTCAATAGATATTAATTGcttaaataattatctttcaGATCAACGTAATTTGGGTATGTCAATGAAAATAGAACGATCTACATTAGAGCAGGTTAAAGCACGCTTTGCAacgaacaaaaagaaattag of Bombus fervidus isolate BK054 chromosome 1, iyBomFerv1, whole genome shotgun sequence contains these proteins:
- the LOC139987666 gene encoding uncharacterized protein, producing the protein MVEKVSLRRCIAKLDCPAIIAFGNPLLDVYVTIKNDDLLKKFNLPTDGETELPVEKMQELLADLPLESQHRFSAGGSAQNSMRVLQWLCDETHQNQYTIYCGGLGNDSGGKMLEILVRSAGVDVRYAIHPTLPTGHCIALTSESTRSLVANIGAASVYTLDDFKKTSLSLDTIKIIYIEGFFLTHSFPLVKDLVKRAEERDIIIAFNLNGTYIFNDHHIAICEMVGYANIVFGNAREMEALAQSLNVTYEDVTDIPFLLNSLKRITVNVCNTVNEDWLRHGGVFVMTQGGSAPAITVWGRSQSVQVQPIKPKAPVVDTTGAGDALAAGFLAGVLARWKPKYCLEYGCKVASFMVTKLGITLPDNVPPDLLE
- the LOC139987688 gene encoding zinc finger matrin-type protein 2, producing MSMRPDDHRRKWNREEYERIALQRLQDEIAEEELGIPKQPAVKRELLKQRDYKVDLESKLGKSVVINKNTPSSQTGGYYCNVCDCVVKDSINFLDHINGTKHQRNLGMSMKIERSTLEQVKARFATNKKKLEEKKKDYDLEQRVKELKEEEEKIKEYRKEKRKDKKRKIEEINEDNGGPSDEMAAIMGFSGFGSKKK